A single window of Acinetobacter wuhouensis DNA harbors:
- the ampC gene encoding class C beta-lactamase: MLFFNKSTAIFCFFISCTSITTANTNQAGISSDQLKVEKAINQSFQPLMKKYDVSGMAIGVIYKGKSYEQYSGLQSIADHKKVTKNTLFELGSVSKIFTAIAGTYAQNLGKMSLQDYPAQYLPALKNSEINQVTLLELATYTSGNLPLQFPDQIQTDAEIIQYFQNWHIKNPIGKYRQYSNPSIGLFGEVTAKAMKMPFKTLSEQVIYPQLDLKHTYIQVPKQQLKNYAFGYNQKNQPIRVTAGAFDTQAYGVKSNLTDLLHFINLNIDPELARATIKPAIKATHTGYYKIGDMTQALGWEKFTYPATLQTLLESNSERVVMQSNPVEKTTVDTSSKVFHKTGSTNGFGSYIIYIPEKKFGLVMLMNKKIPNPERIKAAYEVFHSLQ; the protein is encoded by the coding sequence ATGTTGTTTTTCAATAAAAGCACCGCTATTTTCTGCTTTTTTATCAGTTGTACAAGCATCACCACTGCAAATACCAATCAAGCAGGAATATCTTCAGATCAGCTCAAGGTTGAAAAAGCGATAAACCAGTCATTTCAGCCCCTGATGAAAAAATATGATGTCTCAGGTATGGCAATCGGCGTGATCTATAAGGGAAAAAGTTACGAACAATATTCAGGTTTACAGTCTATTGCTGACCATAAAAAAGTGACTAAAAATACCCTTTTTGAATTAGGTTCAGTCAGTAAAATATTTACTGCTATTGCGGGAACGTATGCGCAAAATCTTGGAAAAATGTCCCTTCAGGATTACCCTGCACAATATCTGCCTGCACTCAAAAACTCAGAAATCAATCAAGTGACACTGCTGGAATTGGCAACCTACACCAGTGGCAATCTTCCTTTACAGTTTCCTGATCAAATACAGACAGATGCCGAAATTATTCAATATTTTCAAAACTGGCACATCAAAAATCCGATTGGAAAATACCGTCAATATTCCAACCCAAGTATAGGACTGTTTGGTGAGGTGACGGCTAAAGCGATGAAGATGCCTTTTAAAACCTTATCTGAGCAGGTTATCTATCCGCAACTTGATCTAAAACACACCTATATTCAGGTACCTAAACAACAACTGAAAAATTATGCCTTTGGTTATAATCAAAAGAATCAGCCCATACGTGTGACTGCGGGGGCTTTTGATACTCAAGCCTATGGCGTGAAATCGAACCTCACGGATCTGTTGCATTTTATCAATTTAAACATAGACCCTGAGCTTGCCAGAGCAACGATCAAACCTGCGATCAAGGCTACACATACAGGTTATTATAAAATTGGAGACATGACTCAAGCACTCGGATGGGAAAAATTTACTTATCCAGCGACATTGCAGACCTTACTGGAAAGCAACTCTGAGCGTGTTGTCATGCAATCAAACCCAGTTGAAAAGACAACGGTTGATACTAGCTCAAAAGTCTTCCACAAAACAGGTTCTACCAATGGTTTCGGGTCTTATATTATTTATATTCCTGAAAAAAAGTTTGGCTTAGTTATGTTGATGAACAAAAAAATACCAAATCCAGAACGCATCAAAGCCGCGTATGAGGTATTTCATTCATTGCAGTAA
- the acs gene encoding acetate--CoA ligase yields MKEIYPVPEQFVKTARTNEQQYFERYQQSVEHPDEFWAEAAKKLDWIKPFTQVKNTSYDPDHFKIEWFADGQLNVSENCLDRHLKEHPLKPAIIWEGDHPSRHKIISFEELHDEVCRFANVLKKNGVSKGDRVVLYMPMIPEAAIAMLACTRIGAVHCVVFGGFSPDSLASRIDDSQAKLVVTADQGMRGGKTIPLKENVDAALQLDGTSSVEKMIVVHRTGHPITMKEGRDLWYHMEIMTVTDICPPEPMNAEDPLFILYTSGSTGKPKGVLHTTGGYLTYVNSTFREVFDIKQNDVFWCTADVGWITGHSYVVYGPLSNGTTTVMSEGIPQYPSWARTGHIVDKHNITILYTAPTAIRAMMREGDAYVRESDRSSLRLLGTVGEPINPEAWNWYYTVVGESRCPVVDTWWQTETGGILISPLPGATAVKPGSATRPLFGVQPALVDADGNELEGEAEGNLIIKDSWPGQMRTIWGDPARFIEAYFATYPGSYFTGDGARRDKDGYYWITGRVDDVLNVSGHRLGTAEIESALVAHEKVAESAVVGMPHDIKGQGVAAYVTLQAGEVETEELRQELVAWVRKVLGPVATPDAIYWAPSLPKTRSGKIMRRILRKIVANELDSLGDTSTLADPSVVDQLIKEVQANSRFDL; encoded by the coding sequence ATGAAAGAAATCTATCCAGTTCCAGAACAATTTGTAAAAACAGCAAGAACCAATGAACAACAGTATTTTGAACGTTACCAACAGTCTGTAGAACATCCAGATGAATTCTGGGCAGAAGCAGCCAAAAAACTTGACTGGATTAAACCCTTTACACAAGTGAAGAATACCAGTTATGACCCCGATCACTTCAAAATCGAGTGGTTTGCAGATGGGCAGTTAAACGTTAGTGAAAACTGTCTGGATCGTCATTTAAAAGAACATCCATTGAAACCTGCGATTATCTGGGAGGGTGATCATCCGTCACGTCATAAAATAATCTCTTTTGAAGAGTTGCATGATGAAGTCTGTCGTTTCGCCAATGTCTTGAAGAAAAACGGTGTCAGCAAAGGTGATCGTGTGGTGCTGTATATGCCAATGATTCCAGAGGCGGCGATTGCAATGTTGGCATGTACCCGTATTGGTGCTGTGCATTGCGTGGTCTTTGGTGGTTTCTCACCAGATTCTTTGGCGAGTCGTATTGATGACAGTCAGGCAAAATTGGTGGTTACTGCTGACCAAGGGATGCGTGGTGGTAAAACCATTCCACTCAAAGAAAATGTCGATGCAGCATTACAATTGGATGGTACATCTTCTGTTGAAAAAATGATTGTGGTACATCGTACAGGGCACCCGATTACGATGAAAGAAGGTCGTGATCTGTGGTATCACATGGAAATTATGACCGTCACGGATATTTGTCCACCTGAACCAATGAATGCAGAAGATCCACTCTTCATTCTGTATACCTCGGGTTCTACCGGAAAACCGAAAGGGGTGTTGCATACCACAGGTGGCTATCTGACCTATGTAAATTCAACTTTCCGTGAAGTTTTTGATATTAAACAGAATGATGTCTTTTGGTGTACAGCAGATGTTGGCTGGATTACGGGGCATTCTTATGTTGTATATGGCCCATTGTCCAATGGTACAACCACAGTGATGTCGGAGGGTATTCCGCAATATCCAAGCTGGGCACGTACAGGGCATATTGTCGATAAACACAACATCACCATTTTATATACAGCACCAACTGCGATTCGCGCGATGATGCGTGAGGGTGATGCCTATGTCCGTGAAAGTGACCGTAGCAGTTTACGTCTATTAGGCACTGTGGGTGAGCCGATTAATCCTGAAGCATGGAATTGGTATTACACGGTTGTTGGTGAAAGCCGTTGCCCAGTTGTAGATACATGGTGGCAAACTGAAACAGGCGGTATTTTGATTTCCCCACTTCCTGGTGCTACAGCGGTTAAACCAGGCTCTGCAACACGCCCTCTATTTGGCGTACAGCCAGCTTTGGTCGATGCAGATGGCAATGAACTTGAAGGTGAGGCTGAAGGGAATCTGATTATCAAAGATTCCTGGCCTGGGCAGATGCGAACCATTTGGGGCGACCCTGCACGTTTTATCGAAGCCTATTTTGCGACCTATCCAGGGAGTTATTTTACAGGTGATGGGGCACGTCGTGATAAAGACGGATATTACTGGATCACAGGACGTGTTGATGATGTGCTGAATGTTTCAGGGCATCGTTTAGGAACTGCTGAAATTGAAAGCGCTTTGGTGGCGCATGAAAAAGTGGCTGAATCAGCCGTGGTGGGTATGCCACATGATATTAAAGGTCAGGGCGTTGCTGCTTATGTCACTTTGCAGGCAGGTGAAGTTGAAACGGAAGAATTACGTCAGGAACTGGTGGCATGGGTACGTAAGGTTTTGGGCCCTGTTGCGACCCCAGATGCCATTTATTGGGCGCCATCATTGCCAAAAACCCGTTCTGGTAAAATCATGCGCCGTATTTTGCGTAAGATCGTTGCCAATGAGCTGGACAGTCTGGGAGATACATCAACACTGGCAGACCCGAGTGTGGTGGATCAGTTGATTAAAGAAGTTCAGGCGAACAGTCGATTTGATCTTTAG
- a CDS encoding acyl-CoA dehydrogenase family protein, with the protein MNAPQALNRSPLDVAQRLAEQFAQTAAERDKTGGNPKYERDLIRRSGLLGLSIPKQYGGQGADWKTIFQTIRTIAQVDSSLAHVYGFHHLLIATVQLFSQPEQYAKWFEDTAKNNLFWGNTLNPLDRRTTAIQISENEYIFQGDKSFCSGSIDSDILLCSGFNEAGKLLIGVIPTARQGVSFLGDWNNMGQRQTDSGTSHFEQVKISKNELLLNPGPLSTPYSSVRPLIAQLIFVHLFLGVAEGAFEVAKEAVQSQKAWSKSLAENAVNDPFIQKHFAEFYVQLESVRLLANKAVESLQDAWNVGEGLTGEQRGQVSVAIATAKIAATNTSLFVTQNIFQVMGARATTAKLNLDRFWRNVRTQTLHDPIDYKYQEVGEWVLTGKVPDPSFYS; encoded by the coding sequence ATGAATGCGCCACAAGCTTTAAACCGATCTCCCCTCGACGTTGCCCAACGACTGGCTGAACAATTTGCGCAGACTGCGGCAGAAAGAGACAAGACAGGGGGCAATCCAAAGTATGAACGTGATCTGATTCGTCGCAGTGGTTTGCTTGGACTGTCTATTCCTAAGCAATATGGTGGGCAAGGGGCGGATTGGAAAACTATTTTCCAGACCATTCGCACCATCGCGCAAGTCGATAGTTCATTGGCGCATGTCTATGGTTTTCACCACTTGTTGATTGCGACAGTGCAATTATTTTCCCAGCCTGAGCAATATGCAAAATGGTTTGAAGATACGGCTAAAAATAATCTGTTCTGGGGCAATACTTTAAATCCATTGGATCGACGGACTACAGCAATTCAAATCTCAGAGAATGAATATATTTTTCAGGGTGATAAAAGTTTTTGTTCAGGTTCGATCGATTCAGATATTTTGCTGTGTTCAGGTTTTAATGAAGCAGGGAAATTATTGATTGGGGTGATTCCCACTGCGCGTCAGGGCGTAAGTTTTTTAGGTGATTGGAACAATATGGGACAACGCCAGACCGATAGCGGTACGAGCCATTTTGAACAGGTCAAAATTTCCAAAAATGAATTATTACTCAACCCAGGCCCTTTAAGCACACCGTATTCGAGTGTACGTCCGTTGATTGCGCAATTGATTTTTGTACATTTATTTTTAGGTGTGGCTGAGGGGGCTTTTGAGGTTGCGAAAGAGGCTGTGCAAAGTCAGAAAGCATGGTCAAAATCGTTGGCTGAAAATGCCGTGAATGATCCATTTATCCAAAAGCATTTTGCTGAATTTTATGTGCAGCTTGAAAGTGTACGTTTACTTGCTAATAAAGCCGTGGAAAGCTTGCAGGATGCGTGGAATGTAGGTGAGGGTTTAACCGGAGAACAGCGTGGACAGGTATCTGTTGCGATCGCCACTGCGAAAATTGCAGCGACCAATACGTCGCTATTTGTGACACAGAATATTTTCCAAGTTATGGGTGCAAGGGCTACGACAGCCAAACTGAATTTAGATCGTTTTTGGCGCAATGTACGCACGCAGACTTTGCATGATCCGATTGATTATAAATATCAGGAAGTCGGTGAATGGGTGCTGACAGGAAAAGTACCTGATCCAAGTTTTTATTCTTAA
- a CDS encoding MFS transporter — protein sequence MAEMSESTPYIEYGTKPFIAILLSLFLAGFAVFSSLYCVQPMMPFLAKFFHVTPTHSSFPLSFSTIALALGLLFAGLISDRFGRKQIMAISLFSTAILLLISSFLPYWEVFLATRMMVGLAVSGVASVAMTYIGEEIAQKDVGFAMGLYISGTAIGGMGGRLIAGVLLDYISWQTATMIIGILNLLIAITFYLALPASKHFTSYPIQFSRFIESFKKNLSDPKLRLLFIEGFILMGCFVTVFNYMSYHLLEKPFELSQTWIGLISIAYLSGIYSSPRAASWSRKFGRDKVLIAMFLTMILGLWIMLIPSLTMILIGLLIFTFSFFAAHSTSSSWVSVQSLQYRAVGSSLYLFCYYLGSSLLGSSSGLVWENYGWFGLTVSITCILSIGLLVAFKLNQMQKISKSKTVN from the coding sequence ATGGCTGAAATGTCTGAGTCTACGCCTTATATTGAGTATGGTACAAAACCTTTTATTGCGATTCTCCTGTCGTTGTTCTTAGCAGGATTTGCTGTATTTTCATCATTGTACTGTGTGCAACCGATGATGCCATTCTTAGCAAAATTCTTCCACGTCACACCGACCCACAGTAGTTTTCCGCTGTCATTCTCAACCATTGCTTTGGCACTGGGTTTACTATTTGCAGGACTGATTTCAGATCGTTTTGGTCGAAAACAAATCATGGCAATCTCGCTATTCTCTACGGCAATATTATTATTGATCAGTTCATTTTTGCCTTATTGGGAAGTTTTTCTTGCGACTCGAATGATGGTCGGACTGGCTGTAAGTGGTGTCGCATCCGTTGCGATGACTTATATTGGGGAGGAAATTGCCCAGAAAGATGTTGGCTTTGCCATGGGACTATATATTTCAGGTACTGCGATTGGCGGAATGGGTGGGCGTTTAATTGCAGGGGTATTGCTCGACTATATTTCATGGCAAACAGCAACCATGATCATTGGAATTTTAAATTTATTGATCGCCATTACTTTTTATCTCGCGCTACCTGCTTCAAAACATTTCACATCTTATCCAATTCAATTCTCTCGTTTTATTGAGTCTTTTAAGAAAAATTTATCTGACCCTAAACTTAGATTACTGTTCATCGAAGGTTTTATTCTTATGGGCTGTTTTGTGACAGTCTTTAATTACATGAGTTATCACCTACTGGAAAAACCATTTGAACTTTCACAAACATGGATTGGTTTGATTTCGATTGCTTATTTATCTGGGATTTATAGTTCACCACGTGCCGCCAGTTGGAGTCGTAAGTTTGGTCGGGATAAAGTTTTGATTGCCATGTTTCTAACGATGATTCTTGGTCTATGGATCATGTTAATCCCCTCATTAACAATGATTTTAATCGGGTTGTTGATTTTCACCTTTTCATTTTTTGCAGCACATTCCACTTCAAGCAGTTGGGTATCTGTGCAATCTTTACAGTATCGAGCTGTCGGTTCTTCCCTCTATTTATTCTGCTATTACTTGGGTTCAAGCTTATTAGGCAGTAGTAGTGGTTTGGTCTGGGAAAATTATGGATGGTTTGGATTAACTGTGAGCATTACATGCATTTTAAGTATAGGTTTATTGGTCGCGTTTAAACTGAATCAAATGCAGAAAATATCTAAATCAAAAACAGTGAATTGA
- the msuE gene encoding FMN reductase, translating into MSFYTQQKPLNIVAVSGGLNNPSKTEALVQAILDELGEATPINVHFIKFSEIGHLLGGAIYRNQLPQRVQDDLAAVEAANALIVGTPVYRASFTGLFKHFFDFVEQTALVDVPVLLAASGGSDRHALVLEHQLRPLFSFFQAQTLPIGVYATDRDFTPEYTIHSEFLRDRITLAVARALPILEWAPAKGQRAEVVKAKTEQANQNLGINKQIEQEEVLPSAAIPNLDAAESRLHAKSKTPKTQVA; encoded by the coding sequence ATGTCTTTTTATACCCAACAAAAACCACTCAACATCGTCGCTGTATCTGGTGGCTTAAATAACCCTTCAAAAACCGAAGCACTTGTTCAGGCGATTTTGGATGAGCTGGGTGAAGCAACACCAATCAATGTACATTTCATTAAATTCAGTGAAATTGGACATTTACTCGGTGGTGCAATTTATCGTAATCAATTGCCTCAACGTGTCCAAGATGATTTAGCTGCCGTAGAAGCAGCCAATGCTTTAATTGTAGGTACACCTGTGTATCGTGCCTCATTCACAGGTCTGTTTAAACACTTCTTTGATTTTGTTGAACAAACTGCACTGGTGGATGTACCAGTATTACTGGCTGCATCGGGCGGTTCTGATCGCCATGCTTTAGTGCTTGAACATCAGTTACGTCCATTGTTCAGCTTCTTCCAAGCGCAGACTTTACCAATTGGCGTCTATGCCACAGATCGTGACTTTACTCCTGAATACACCATTCACAGCGAATTTCTACGTGACCGTATCACGCTTGCGGTTGCTCGTGCATTACCGATTTTAGAGTGGGCGCCTGCCAAAGGTCAGCGTGCTGAAGTGGTGAAAGCGAAAACTGAACAGGCAAACCAGAACTTGGGCATTAACAAACAAATTGAGCAAGAAGAAGTGCTTCCATCTGCAGCAATTCCAAACTTAGATGCTGCTGAATCTCGTTTGCATGCCAAATCTAAAACACCGAAAACACAGGTTGCCTAA
- the sfnG gene encoding dimethylsulfone monooxygenase SfnG yields MSQKQFTSTDQNSIKFAYWVPNVSGGLVVSNIEQRTDWSYDYNVRLAQAAEKSGFEYALTQIRFTAGYGAENQHESVSFSHALLAKTEKLKVIAAILPGPWKPALAAKQLATIDYLTNGRVAINVVSGWFRGEFDAIGETWPEHDERYVRSEEFIRTLKGIWTTDNYSFDGKYYQFKDYTLKPKPVQKPHIEVFQGGSSRAARDMASRVSDWYFTNGNTPAELKKQIDDIREKAKVNGHRVKIGVNAFIIARDTEEEAQAVLQEIIAKANVEAVNAFGDATREAGAASKEGEGNWAKSTFEDLVQYNDGFKTNLIGTPQQIAERIVELKSVGVDLVLSGFLHFIEEVEYFGEKVLPLVRELEEAQKNQITAKSA; encoded by the coding sequence ATGTCACAAAAACAATTTACTTCCACAGACCAAAATTCAATTAAATTTGCCTACTGGGTTCCCAATGTCAGTGGTGGCTTAGTTGTGAGTAATATTGAGCAACGTACCGACTGGAGCTATGACTACAATGTGCGTTTGGCGCAAGCTGCTGAAAAAAGTGGTTTTGAATATGCGCTGACGCAGATTCGTTTTACCGCAGGTTATGGTGCTGAAAATCAGCATGAATCGGTAAGTTTCAGTCATGCACTTTTAGCAAAAACTGAAAAATTAAAAGTCATTGCTGCCATTCTGCCTGGTCCGTGGAAGCCTGCGCTTGCAGCGAAGCAATTGGCAACCATTGATTATCTAACCAATGGACGTGTGGCAATTAATGTGGTCAGTGGTTGGTTCCGTGGCGAGTTTGATGCCATTGGTGAGACTTGGCCTGAACATGATGAACGTTATGTCCGTTCTGAAGAATTTATCCGTACCTTAAAGGGCATCTGGACAACGGACAACTATAGCTTTGATGGTAAATATTATCAGTTTAAAGATTACACCTTAAAGCCAAAACCTGTGCAAAAACCACATATTGAAGTGTTCCAAGGCGGAAGTTCTCGTGCTGCACGTGACATGGCTTCTCGTGTTTCTGACTGGTACTTTACCAATGGCAACACCCCTGCTGAACTGAAAAAGCAGATTGATGATATTCGTGAAAAAGCCAAAGTGAATGGTCATCGTGTAAAAATTGGCGTAAATGCCTTTATTATCGCCCGTGACACTGAAGAAGAAGCGCAAGCGGTACTGCAGGAAATTATTGCCAAAGCCAATGTTGAAGCCGTCAATGCCTTTGGTGATGCGACCCGTGAAGCTGGTGCCGCTTCTAAAGAGGGCGAAGGTAACTGGGCTAAATCTACTTTTGAAGACTTAGTGCAATATAACGATGGTTTTAAAACTAATTTGATCGGTACACCACAGCAAATTGCGGAACGTATTGTCGAGTTAAAAAGTGTCGGTGTGGATTTAGTCCTTTCAGGTTTCTTACATTTCATTGAAGAAGTCGAATATTTTGGGGAAAAGGTGTTGCCATTGGTTCGTGAATTAGAGGAGGCTCAAAAGAATCAAATTACAGCAAAATCCGCTTAA
- a CDS encoding alpha/beta hydrolase codes for MPIKRFIVSILVFLQSFISAHAAKEQSYAEQKAWKELQDRMPENYRLTQDQLPQEYFWSWKENQVHVDYYPRPNSPAKVILLHGVGTNGRQMSLVLGHPLAQAGYETMSLDLIGYGLSQYPKKSKIRYEDWVQLVSDFVDTEAKKDSRPIFLYGLSAGGMLTLHVAMQNKNVKGIIGMTFLDQRNLAVKKGTMRFSPLSSVTLPSMKLSAKTPIGNIALPMSLVSKMYALSNDKDALKIMLNDKTSAGNTMSIKFLNSYMNYQPKYQLSSFTQCPILLTQPAEDHWTSLELSQPVLKQLSVPYQVVMLPKGGHYPVEAEALEQLKKSSIEFIQQNLKN; via the coding sequence ATGCCAATAAAAAGATTTATCGTCTCCATACTGGTGTTCTTACAAAGCTTTATTTCCGCACATGCAGCAAAAGAACAATCTTATGCTGAACAAAAAGCATGGAAAGAATTACAAGATCGCATGCCAGAAAATTATCGTTTAACCCAAGATCAGTTACCACAAGAATACTTTTGGTCATGGAAAGAGAATCAAGTCCATGTCGATTACTACCCGCGCCCCAATTCACCTGCTAAAGTGATTTTATTACATGGTGTGGGAACCAATGGTCGTCAAATGAGCTTAGTCCTCGGTCATCCACTGGCTCAGGCAGGCTATGAAACCATGTCTCTCGATCTAATCGGTTATGGGCTCAGTCAATATCCTAAAAAAAGTAAAATACGCTATGAAGATTGGGTGCAACTCGTCAGTGACTTTGTTGATACAGAAGCGAAAAAAGATTCACGTCCAATATTCTTATACGGCTTATCTGCTGGAGGAATGCTGACCTTACATGTAGCGATGCAGAATAAAAATGTAAAAGGCATTATTGGAATGACCTTTCTCGATCAAAGAAATTTAGCGGTCAAAAAAGGGACAATGCGCTTTAGCCCACTCAGTTCAGTTACATTACCGAGTATGAAACTGAGTGCAAAAACGCCTATCGGTAATATTGCTTTACCGATGTCATTGGTTTCTAAAATGTATGCTTTAAGCAATGATAAAGATGCATTAAAAATCATGCTCAATGACAAAACTTCGGCAGGAAATACCATGTCGATTAAGTTTTTAAATAGTTATATGAATTATCAACCAAAATACCAGCTCTCAAGTTTTACCCAATGTCCTATATTACTGACCCAACCTGCGGAAGATCATTGGACATCTTTAGAACTAAGCCAACCTGTATTAAAACAATTGTCTGTTCCGTATCAAGTGGTCATGTTACCCAAAGGTGGACATTATCCTGTTGAAGCAGAAGCCTTGGAACAACTGAAAAAAAGCAGTATTGAATTTATTCAGCAGAATCTTAAAAATTAG
- a CDS encoding mechanosensitive ion channel family protein, translating into MAEEANKLSEVAQDTTQLIQSAGEKTAQSVIQHTAKYNDAYSTIDKFVDGFWERLPYLTIALVVITIFWLLSKLFKFFVRKTLSNRNYTRQNLVLVLNRVGSTAIMFFGFLIAMVIAIPGFTPGQLMSALGIGSVAIGFAFKDIFQNLLSGILILISEPFKIGDDIIVTGMEGTVEDIQIRATFLRSPDGRRIVIPNATVYTSAVTVNTAYPRRRCEFVVGIGYEDDVQKAKDIILKLLDKDQRILSQPGFSVNVTALADFSVNLTVRWWVDTSQVLTASSISEIQELVLDAFAENNISIPYPVQEVKVYRGDPSVDENDSGRAK; encoded by the coding sequence GTGGCTGAAGAAGCAAATAAATTAAGTGAGGTCGCACAAGACACCACCCAACTCATCCAATCCGCAGGTGAAAAAACGGCGCAATCCGTGATTCAACATACTGCAAAATATAACGATGCCTACTCAACGATCGACAAATTTGTAGATGGTTTTTGGGAACGTCTGCCTTATTTAACTATTGCTTTAGTCGTCATTACCATTTTCTGGTTATTGTCTAAACTGTTTAAATTCTTTGTCCGTAAAACCTTATCCAATCGTAACTATACTCGTCAAAACTTGGTTCTAGTTTTGAACCGTGTGGGTAGTACTGCGATTATGTTCTTTGGTTTCTTGATCGCCATGGTGATTGCCATCCCTGGTTTTACACCAGGTCAATTGATGAGTGCTCTTGGGATTGGTTCTGTTGCAATCGGTTTTGCATTTAAAGATATTTTCCAAAATTTACTTTCAGGGATTCTGATTCTAATTTCTGAGCCATTTAAAATCGGTGATGACATTATCGTCACAGGCATGGAAGGAACCGTTGAAGATATTCAAATCCGTGCGACATTCCTCCGTTCACCAGATGGTCGTCGTATCGTGATTCCCAATGCGACCGTCTATACCAGTGCAGTGACTGTAAATACAGCCTATCCACGTCGTCGTTGTGAGTTTGTGGTCGGTATTGGTTATGAAGATGATGTGCAAAAAGCCAAAGACATTATTTTAAAATTATTAGATAAAGATCAACGCATTTTAAGCCAACCAGGTTTCTCGGTAAATGTAACAGCACTTGCTGATTTTTCTGTGAATTTAACCGTGCGTTGGTGGGTAGATACCAGTCAAGTGCTCACGGCTTCATCTATCAGTGAAATTCAAGAATTGGTATTGGATGCATTTGCTGAAAATAACATCTCAATTCCTTATCCAGTACAAGAAGTCAAAGTCTATCGTGGTGATCCATCTGTAGATGAAAACGACTCAGGTCGCGCTAAATAA
- a CDS encoding DUF805 domain-containing protein, with amino-acid sequence MSTQHASTFFSKKTSPKTDHPLSIHGRFNRLSYIAWFGLLHILVSVIAVALSVFFGVLNLNNLHLSQHAMTSISGMGEIAYLFLSCFYLYGLAVIIIRRFHDRNKSGWLSLLLFIPIIQFFTLLYLLLARGEQHPNRFGHPRSSAFIEKIVAWLMIIFFVLGLFASASVISFMMGSGELEQPHEIIQKGTQYF; translated from the coding sequence ATGTCAACGCAACACGCCTCAACTTTTTTTTCAAAAAAAACCTCTCCCAAAACAGACCATCCTCTTTCAATACATGGGCGTTTCAATCGTCTCAGTTATATTGCTTGGTTTGGATTACTCCACATTTTAGTGTCCGTTATAGCAGTTGCCCTGAGCGTTTTTTTTGGCGTGCTTAATTTAAATAACTTACATCTCAGCCAGCATGCGATGACCTCAATTTCTGGAATGGGTGAAATTGCTTATTTATTTCTCAGCTGTTTTTATCTTTATGGATTGGCTGTCATTATTATTCGTCGTTTCCATGATCGTAATAAGTCTGGCTGGCTCAGCCTCTTACTTTTTATTCCGATTATTCAATTTTTTACATTGCTTTATCTGCTTTTAGCACGCGGTGAACAACATCCCAATCGTTTTGGACACCCACGTTCATCAGCTTTTATTGAAAAAATTGTTGCGTGGTTAATGATCATTTTCTTTGTACTTGGGCTATTTGCTTCTGCGAGTGTGATTTCGTTTATGATGGGTTCAGGTGAACTTGAACAACCTCATGAAATTATTCAAAAAGGCACACAATATTTTTAA
- a CDS encoding response regulator, with amino-acid sequence MNILIVDDHPLFRHALIQAVRYSLPQAQISETAAVNEFYERLENGPEPDLVLLDLNLPGASGFSALVHVRAQYPSIPIIVVSAHEEASIIQRAIAHGAMGYIPKSAHPSHIGEAIRQVLEGDIWLPPNLPAANMNFDPRAADETALAERIQSLTPQQFRVLMMVAEGLLNKQIAYELDVSEATIKAHVTAIFRKLGVQNRTQAVLAINALNIEEKKV; translated from the coding sequence ATGAATATTTTAATCGTTGATGATCATCCACTGTTTCGCCATGCGCTCATTCAGGCGGTTCGCTATAGTTTGCCACAAGCTCAAATCAGTGAAACTGCGGCTGTAAATGAATTTTATGAACGTTTGGAAAATGGTCCAGAACCAGATCTAGTCTTATTGGATTTGAACTTACCCGGTGCATCAGGTTTCTCTGCATTGGTACACGTTCGTGCGCAGTATCCATCGATTCCGATTATTGTGGTTTCTGCACATGAAGAAGCATCTATTATCCAACGTGCGATCGCACATGGCGCGATGGGCTATATTCCAAAATCAGCACATCCAAGTCATATCGGTGAAGCGATTCGTCAGGTTTTAGAAGGTGATATTTGGTTACCGCCAAATTTACCTGCTGCCAATATGAATTTTGATCCGCGTGCGGCAGATGAAACCGCTTTGGCTGAACGTATTCAATCTTTAACACCTCAACAGTTCCGTGTGTTGATGATGGTGGCGGAAGGTTTACTGAATAAGCAAATCGCCTATGAACTTGATGTTTCTGAAGCAACGATCAAAGCACATGTTACGGCAATCTTCCGTAAGCTCGGCGTACAAAATCGTACTCAAGCCGTATTAGCCATCAATGCTTTAAATATTGAAGAGAAGAAAGTTTAA